A window of the Oryza brachyantha chromosome 5, ObraRS2, whole genome shotgun sequence genome harbors these coding sequences:
- the LOC102704613 gene encoding protein BUD31 homolog 2, with translation MPKIKTSRVKYPEGWELIEPTLRDLEAKMREAENDSHDGKRKCEALWPIFRISHQKSRYIYDLYYRRKEISKELYEFCLDQGYADKNLIAKWKKPGYERLCCLRCIQTRDHNFATTCVCRVPKHLREEKVIECVHCGCRGCASGD, from the exons ATGCCTAAGATAAAGACAAGCCGTGTCAAGTATCCTGAAGGATGGGAGCTTATAGAACCAACTCTGCGTGATTTGGAAGCCAAGATGAGAGAAG CTGAGAATGATTCGCATGATGGGAAGAGAAAGTGTGAAGCTCTCTGGCCGATCTTCCGTATTTCTCATCAAAAGAGCCGCTACATATATGATCTTTACTATCGAAGGAAGGAGATATCAAAAGAGCTGTATGAATTTTGTTTGGACCAAGGTTATGCCGACAAAAATCTGATTGCTAAGTGGAAAAAG CCAGGTTATGAGCGACTTTGCTGCCTCCGATGCATACAAACACGAGACCACAACTTTGCAACCACTTGTGTATGCAGGGTGCCCAAGCACCTTAGGGAAGAAAAAGTTATAGAGTGTGTCCATTGTGGATGCAGAGGGTGTGCCAGTGGTGATTGA
- the LOC102707680 gene encoding uncharacterized protein LOC102707680 codes for MAAATTAMTIDFLRARLLSERSVSRAAKERADQLTKRVAELEEQLRAVTAQRRKAERAAGEVLAILESQGLARFSDAADSGSGSDDDEGDPDSAGSGGKARGEAEDALSGSELGGTAVAAQPGGLSWKGRAASHDSQSQRRQQQQQQLKGRQLRQRHSHRRGYFYLLTGDSSPKYQPGQSCRKVKRKELSFQTEGEEGRDNVMESTEEGQERSDCTVCTDDQPDMDDEVCKHGPDSFGDGRDGDNDGRYTVEYEKDREMERVLEKQAELIGQFEAEENAQREWEKKFNISRDSTADDVELGNKLNQIEKTCGQRDKDAQINDTEVSGEGGSSNNNLFANDSPSECLSTDSVSGLPPNAPEENAIEQNKITESDHDFGEATSAVVSVDSGPRIRRDELVNKSCTETIEGSANNIGKSLPSQQGNYNSSRNAMHYEGQVDESSDSGPGYLVNACSSEHYINTPSVASRSSDTPKSKVSEWSSSCFHNHTDNQIDTQMHQPSSDGVGGVLDALQRAKISLREKLRKPSPPTQCMLALPAPEYHYAMDDLTVKDRQLSLCTSRLPSQDILALPEPEDCHSRILPRDDLKVPVGLSGLFRLPTDSFAQNDLCPADGYGSRFCLTATTQENLRNHFMANLSISRHGSEFSPDSVYNPRNSILLSIPTYGGCSNPVSDFTVRDASVLPEIPRSSNELRRGMPYGDLGMFHFGGDYSSNKWTTL; via the exons atggcggcggcgaccacggCAATGACCATCGACTTCCTCCGGGCGCGCCTCCTCTCCGAGCGCTCCGTCTCCCGCGCCGCCAAGGAGCGCGCCGACCAGCTCACCAAGCGG GTGGCGGAGCTGGAGGAGCAGCTGCGGGCGGTGACGGCCCAGCGCCGGAAGGCGGAGCGCGCCGCGGGGGAGGTGCTCGCCATCCTCGAGTCGCAGGGCCTCGCGCGCTTCTCCGACGCCGCGGATTCCGGTTCCGgttccgacgacgacgagggcgacCCCGACTCCGCCGGGAGCGGCGGCAAGGCTCGCGGGGAAGCGGAGGATGCGCTGTCGGGGTCAGAGCTGGGAGGCACTGCTGTGGCGGCTCAGCCCGGGGGGCTATCGTGGAAgggtcgcgccgcgagccacGATTCCCAATCCCagaggcggcagcagcagcagcagcaactgaAAGGAAGGCAGCTCAGGCAGAGGCATAGCCATAGGAGAGGCTACTTTTACTTGCTTACCGGAGATTCGTCGCCCAAGTACCAGCCAGGGCAATCCTGCCGGAAGGTCAAGAGGAAGGAGCTGAG TTTTCAAACtgaaggagaggaggggagggacaATGTCATGGAAAGTACTGAGGAGGGGCAGGAGAGATCAGATTGTACTGTCTGTACTGATGACCAACCTGATATGGATGATGAGGTGTGCAAACATGGGCCAGATTCTTTTGGCGATGGAAGAGACGGAGATAACGATGGTCGATATACTGTGGAGTATGAGAAGGATAGGGAGATGGAGAGAGTTCTTGAAAAACAGGCAGAGCTAATTGGGCAATTTGAAGCAGAAGAAAATGCTCAGAGGGAGTGGGAGAAGAAGTTCAACATTTCCCGAGATTCCACGGCG GATGATGTTGAGCTAGGCAATAAGCTAAATCAGATTGAGAAAACTTGCGGGCAGAGGGACAAAGACGCTCAGATCAATGATACAGAAGTTTCTGGAGAGGGAGGATCAAGTAATAACAATCTCTTTGCCAATGACAGTCCTTCTGAATGTTTGTCGACTGATTCTGTCTCTGGACTGCCCCCAAATGCACCAGAAGAAAATGCTATTGAGCAGAACAAAATTACTGAATCTGATCATGATTTTGGGGAAGCTACTTCAGCAGTTGTTTCAGTTGATAGTGGCCCACGGATTAGGAGGGATGAGTTGGTAAATAAAAGTTGCACTGAAACTATTGAAGGAAGTGCGAACAATATTGGAAAGTCGTTACCTTCACAACAAGGAAACTACAATAGCAGCCGGAATGCAATGCATTACGAAGGTCAAGTAGATGAAAGTTCGGACAGTGGTCCAGGCTACCTTGTAAATGCTTGCTCTTCTGAGCACTACATCAACACACCATCAGTAGCAAGCCGATCAAGCGACACCCCTAAAAGCAAAGTTTCTGAATGGAGCTCATCATGCTTTCATAATCATACTGATAACCAGATTGACACACAGATGCACCAACCTTCAAGTGATGGTGTGGGAGGTGTTCTGGATGCTCTTCAACGTGCCAAGATATCCCTTAGAGAAAAGCTGAGGAAGCCAAGTCCACCTACCCAGTGCATGTTGGCACTTCCAGCACCAGAGTATCACTACGCAATGGATGATTTGACAGTCAAAGACAGACAACTTTCACTTTGCACGTCAAGGCTTCCCAGCCAGGATATATTGGCGCTACCAGAACCAGAAGACTGTCATAGCAGGATCCTACCACGGGATGACCTGAAAGTGCCAGTGGGCCTTTCTGGTTTGTTCCGGTTGCCAACAGACTCTTTTGCTCAAAATGATTTGTGCCCTGCTGATGGCTACGGCTCAAGGTTCTGTTTGACAGCAACAACTCAGGAAAACCTTCGAAATCATTTCATGGCAAATCTGTCAATTTCACGACATGGTTCTGAGTTCTCACCGGATTCAGTTTACAACCCTCGTAATTCTATATTGTTGTCGATACCTACTTATGGCGGATGTAGCAATCCAGTGTCAGATTTCACAGTAAGGGACGCTTCTGTCCTCCCTGAGATTCCAAGATCTAGCAATGAATTAAGAAGAGGGATGCCTTATGGAGATCTAGGGATGTTCCATTTTGGTGGTGATTACAGCTCGAACAAGTGGACAACTTTGTAG
- the LOC102707966 gene encoding protein ROS1C-like yields MDPSGLNPQASPAENQESSTSGVPVGRGTPNMGAGAAAMAVGSCSSSTLFPGSSLSSTALLHAMHEGSYPQAVSAGSMSGVVEQHAAPPVRPPYNLPAGCTQVPIGILVFHRRLTGRGSRRQLPQSRGFTPAPALSGASKGNLLSLGSASEVFAGDMATDRSELATPYGYNSEYSPTHFQSNGLYTEASKTKSETEASQLQQSAAALICDSRSKLKSVIPANTEKSQCQNPKESTDLAVEGSTDDNIHNYYQITKRAETKINHSDNTDLSTPSGSVCKEKTLTQIEIQIAGAEKTEAFNSKDTPAQKPKTRRKKHRPKVIREDRPAKMQKTTVTASKEKSLNQKPKRKYVRKKRNLSSLEKSAEPFSDHLVSREGTAVRSSISSVRRRLQFEFGEHGGQGNQSSMANSWYQNQEKPVNSQSSLCSVTKSSMQIEHAQQVHTVNSPEGLFFGINSKLNKILDEYIHLPEAAPKPTQEVPLAASDHVSKEIERKQDGVRHTHDPDSTSCNIERSGLIITEGNTKDLDLNYSYTDGFQMYCSASSLPVDSTKGHMTMMSKMDKNHTRYYGGESSLSGTQNSIIMRTAADMLAVYQACQIKKKRSARIRRNSFLSVMDLEKNTSQESTRLPQSCMEALYESSYIKFMTKKRSQKARLNSPNYIQPNRDQKNRFSSGTIFSGGLSASKRSEETFQQTLPRIPDDKRVNLDIHCELSGESSPNTSALPYMDYLQGVASKLKYLDLNTEQVHRTEMHLSQTMPSLSSLGATNCLANALVPYVGGVVVPYQTQFHLVKKQCPRAKVDLDFETTRVWNLLMGKAADPVDGTDVDKEMWWKQEREVFEGRANSFIARMRLVQGDRRFSPWKGSVVDSVVGVFLTQNVADHLSSSAYMALAASFPPGSVKSNCNDGIASQDNEIVNMSAGDKNTLEFFYNGSRPDIGISFEELSMACEKIHMESKDNPNVNELTKGENYSLHCKEPTGSFCNHETGIDHKAKLCLDFSSVEFTTSMKNLQGTQFQKEISLSQSVVTSESIIQPGLPLSSGMDHAPRNFISSISDAASQQVGSNFDDGKSLAGNEVTGNETKYQGIKTTTTNNCAVDEPGIPSDSNMYPFLSAIDCQLDERNETHVSSTSPNSSIGSASSNFKIGTIEENSSLFMPFDAHLAQRNGNMIVDRNLSSQLTSTELRVNLLHHDKRSNFEASELHDHESLYATGGAIPETATKADDSTLKSNFASFNGLPDTTAQTSKPKKSRATSKKNSENFDWDKLRRQACSNYQMKERIFDRRDSVDWEAVRCADVQRISHAIRERGMNNVLAERIQKFLNRLVSDHGSIDLEWLRDVPPDSAKDYLLSIRGLGLKSVECVRLLTLHHLAFPVDTNVGRICVRLGWVPIQPLPESLQLHLLELYPVLETIQKYLWPRLCKLDQQTLYELHYQMITFGKVFCTKSKPNCNACPMRSECKHFASAFASARLALPSPQDKRLVKLSNQFAFQNGTMTTPNSTPLLHLEGSMHATDVHANNMNPIIEEPASPKEETEILENDIEDFDENTDEIPTIKLNMEAFAQNLENCIKESNKDFQSDDIAKALVAISTEAASIPVPKLKNVHRLRTEHYVYEIPDSHPLTQQLGLDQREPDDPSPYLLAMWTPDELKDTSEAPKPCCYSKTEGGLCNNEMCHNCVSERENQSRYIRGTVLVPCRTAMRGSFPLNGTYFQVNEVFADHRSSHNPINIPREQIWNLQRRMVYFGTSVPTIFKGLTTEEIQQCFWRGFVCVRGFDMETRAPRPLCPHFHLAASKLRRSSKTAATEQTH; encoded by the exons ATGGATCCCTCAGGGCTTAACCCGCAGGCCAGTCCTGCTGAGAACCAGGAGAGCTCGACCTCCGGCGTGCCAGTTGGGAGGGGCACCCCAAATATGGGTGCTGGGGCAGCCGCCATGGCAGTCGGCAGCTGCTCGTCGTCGACATTGTTCCCAGGATCATCCTTGTCGTCGACGGCGTTGCTACATGCCATGCACGAGGGTTCCTATCCGCAGGCAGTCTCGGCGGGTTCCATGAGCGGCGTTGTTGAGCAACATGCTGCCCCTCCCGTACGGCCACCCTATAACCTTCCTGCAGGATGCACGCAGGTGCCGATAGGTATCCTGGTGTTCCACAGGAGGCTGACGGGAAGGGGCTCTAGGCGTCAGTTGCCACAGTCTCGTGGTTTTACGCCAGCGCCTGCCCTGTCAGGTGCTTCAAAGG GTAATCTCTTGTCGCTCGGAAGTGCATCAGAAGTTTTTGCAGGTGATATGGCAACGGATCGTTCAGAACTAGCCACTCCATATGGGTACAATTCAGAGTATTCACCCACACATTTTCAGTCAAATGGTTTATATACGGAAGCTTCCAAGACTAAAAGTGAAACAGAAGCTAGCCAACTGCAACAATCAGCAGCAGCACTTATCTGTGACAGCCGCAGTAAGTTGAAATCAGTTATTCCTGCAAACACAGAGAAAAGTCAATGTCAAAACCCTAAAGAATCAACTGACTTGGCTGTAGAGGGTTCCACTGATGATAACATCCACAACTACTATCAGATAACAAAAAGGGCCGAGACAAAAATCAATCACAGTGATAACACAGACTTGTCAACACCGTCTGGATCTGTATGCAAGGAAAAAACACTAACTCAGATAGAGATACAGATTGCAGGTGCTGAGAAAACTGAAGCATTCAACAGCAAGGATACCCCGGCACAAAAGCCAAAGACTCGGAGGAAAAAGCATAGACCTAAGGTAATCCGTGAGGACAGGCCAGCCAAAATGCAAAAGACCACAGTTACAgcatcaaaagaaaaatctctaaatcagaaaccgaaaagaaaatacgtacggaagaaaagaaatctCAGTTCTTTGGAGAAATCTGCAGAGCCTTTCAGTGACCATTTAGTTTCTAGAGAAGGAACTGCTGTTAGAAGCAGCATTTCGTCAGTTCGAAGAAGATTGCAATTCGAGTTCGGGGAGCACGGAGGACAGGGGAACCAATCATCAATGGCCAACTCATGGTACCAAAACCAGGAGAAACCTGTTAATTCTCAGAGTTCTCTTTGCTCAGTGACTAAATCATCTATGCAGATTGAACATGCGCAGCAAGTACACACAGTGAATTCACCAGAAGGATTGTTTTTTGGTATCAACTCCaaattgaacaaaattttagatgagTACATACATTTGCCTGAGGCTGCACCAAAGCCTACACAGGAAGTCCCACTGGCTGCTTCTGATCATGTCAGCAAGGAAATAGAGAGGAAACAAGATGGTGTGCGACACACTCATGATCCTGATTCTACAAGTTGTAATATAGAAAGGAGTGGTCTAATCATAACTGAAGGGAACACAAAGGACTTAGACCTAAACTATTCTTACACAGATGGTTTTCAAATGTATTGCTCGGCTAGCTCGTTACCGGTAGACTCCACAAAGGGTCATATGACTATGATGTCGAAAATGGACAAGAACCATACACGATATTATGGAGGTGAGTCCTCCCTATCTGGCACACAAAACTCCATTATCATGAGAACAGCAGCTGACATGCTAGCAGTCTACCAAGCTTGTCAGATTAAAAAGAAGCGATCTGCCCGAATCCGCAGGAATTCCTTTCTTTCTGTTATGGATCTTGAGAAGAACACTTCACAAGAATCAACAAGATTGCCACAGTCATGCATGGAGGCACTGTATGAgagttcatatataaaatttatgaccAAGAAACGCTCACAGAAGGCACGGCTAAACTCTCCCAATTACATCCAACCAAATAGAGATCAGAAAAACAGGTTTTCATCTGGAACCATTTTTTCTGGTGGACTCAGTGCATCAAAAAGATCAGAGGAAACTTTCCAGCAAACTTTGCCTCGGATTCCAGATGATAAAAGGGTCAACCTTGATATTCATTGTGAATTATCAGGAGAAAGCTCACCAAATACATCAGCGTTACCATATATGGATTATCTTCAAGGAGTAGCATCAAAGTTGAAATATCTTGATTTGAATACTGAGCAGGTTCATAGAACTGAGATGCATTTGTCTCAAACCATgccctctctttcttctttagGAGCAACAAATTGTCTGGCAAATGCTCTAGTACCATATGTTGGTGGGGTGGTGGTTCCATATCAGACACAATTTCATTTAGTCAAGAAGCAATGCCCTCGAGCTAAGGTTGACTTAGATTTTGAAACAACAAGAGTTTGGAACCTTCTGATGGGTAAAGCAGCTGACCCTGTAGATGGAACTGACGTTGATAAAGAGATGTGGTGGAAACAAGAAAGAGAAGTTTTTGAAGGCCGTGCTAATTCATTTATAGCACGCATGCGCCTAGTTCAAG GTGACAGGCGCTTCTCTCCTTGGAAAGGATCAGTAGTGGACTCTGTAGTAGGAGTGTTCCTCACTCAGAATGTAGCTGATCATCTTTCCAG CTCTGCATATATGGCCCTTGCTGCAAGTTTTCCTCCAGGGTCAGTCAAAAGCAATTGTAATGATGGCATTGCCAGTCAGGACAACGAAATTGTTAACATGAGTGCTGGAGACAAAAATACATTGGAATTCTTTTATAATGGGTCAAGACCAGATATAGGAATAAGCTTTGAGGAGCTCTCAATGGCCTGTGAAAAGATCCACATGGAATCAAAGGACAATCCTAATGTTAATGAGTTAACTAAAGGCGAAAATTATTCTCTTCATTGTAAAGAACCAACTGGAAGTTTTTGTAACCACGAGACAGGGATAGATCATAAAGCAAAACTTTGTTTAGATTTCTCCTCAGTAGAATTTACAACATCGATGAAAAACCTACAAGGGACACAGTTCCAGAAGGAAATATCACTGTCCCAGAGTGTTGTAACTTCAGAGTCTATTATTCAACCAGGGTTACCTTTGAGTTCGGGGATGGATCATGCACCtagaaattttattagtaGCATTAGTGATGCAGCCTCTCAGCAGGTGGGAAGCAATTTTGATGATGGAAAGTCATTAGCAGGAAATGAAGTCACAGGCAATGAAACTAAGTACCAAGGaatcaaaacaacaacaacaaataaCTGTGCTGTAGATGAACCTGGGATTCCTTCTGATTCCAATATGTATCCATTTCTCTCAGCTATTGATTGTCAACTAGATGAGAGGAATGAGACACATGTTTCTTCTACCTCTCCTAATAGTTCTATTGGTTCTGCATCATCAAACTTCAAAATTGGCACAATAGAGGAGAACAGTTCTCTTTTCATGCCATTTGATGCCCATCTAGCACAGAGGAATGGAAATATGATTGTTGACAGAAATCTTAGCTCACAACTAACAAGTACAGAGCTTCGAG TCAACTTATTACACCATGACAAAAGGAGTAATTTTGAAGCATCAGAGCTGCATGACCATGAATCGCTGTATGCCACTGGTGGAGCAATACCGGAAACAGCAACCAAAGCAGATGATTCAACCTTAAAATCTAATTTTGCTTCTTTTAATGGCTTACCAGACACAACAGCACAGACATCAAAACCAAAGAAATCAAGAGCCACAAGTAAAAAGAACAGTGAGAATTTTGACTGGGATAAATTGCGAAGACAAGCTTGTAGTAATTATCAGATGAAAGAACGAATTTTTGACCGAAGGGATTCTGTTGATTGGGAAGCAGTAAGATGTGCAGACGTACAAAGAATTTCCCATGCCATTCGAGAACGAGGAATGAATAATGTTTTAGCAGAGCGGATCCAG AAATTTCTGAATCGTTTGGTCAGCGATCATGGGAGCATTGATCTTGAGTGGTTAAGAGATGTTCCCCCGGACTCAGCAAA GGATTACCTGCTTAGCATACGTGGATTGGGGCTCAAAAGTGTTGAGTGTGTCCGCCTTCTAACATTGCATCATCTTGCATTCCCA GTTGATACTAATGTGGGTCGTATATGTGTACGGTTGGGATGGGTGCCAATTCAACCCCTTCCTGAGTCTCTTCAGCTACACCTTCTGGAGTT ATACCCTGTCTTGGAGACCATACAAAAGTACCTCTGGCCTCGTCTGTGTAAACTTGATCAACAAACGCT ATATGAGCTACATTATCAGATGATTACTTTTGGAAAG GTGTTTTGTACCAAAAGCAAGCCGAATTGCAATGCATGTCCAATGAGGAGCGAATGCAAGCATTTTGCAAGTGCCTTTGCAAG CGCAAGACTTGCACTTCCTTCTCCCCAAGACAAACGGTTAGTGAAGCTGAGCAATCAATTTGCTTTCCAGAATGGCACAATGACTACACCGAATTCAACTCCTCTGCTTCACCTTGAGGGGAGTATGCACGCAACGGATGTTCATGCTAATAACATGAATCCAATAATTGAGGAGCCAGCAAGTCCAAAAGAGGAAAcagaaattttagagaatgATATTGAAGATTTTGATGAAAATACTGATGAAATCCCAACAATAAAACTTAACATGGAAGCTTTTGCTCAAAACTTGGAAAATTGCATAAAAGAAAGCAATAAAGACTTCCAATCTGATGATATTGCAAAAGCATTGGTTGCTATCAGCACTGAAGCAGCTTCAATTCCTGTACCTAAACTAAAGAATGTGCATAGACTTCGGACAGAACACTATGT TTACGAGATTCCAGATTCCCATCCCCTCACGCAACAG CTAGGCCTTGACCAACGGGAGCCTGATGATCCAAGTCCTTACCTGTTGGCCATGTGGACACCAG ATGAACTAAAGGATACAAGTGAGGCACCAAAACCATGCTGCTATTCGAAAACGGAAGGTGGCTTATGCAACAATGAGATGTGCCACAACTGTGTATCTGAACGAGAAAACCAATCTAGATACATCAGAGGCACCGTTCTG GTTCCTTGCCGAACAGCCATGAGAGGTAGTTTTCCACTCAATGGCACTTACTTTCAAGTTAATGAG gttTTTGCTGACCATAGATCTAGCCACAACCCCATAAATATCCCAAGGGAGCAGATATGGAACTTGCAAAGACGTATGGTTTACTTCGGGACTTCAGTGCCAACCATATTCAAAG GTCTAACAACAGAAGAAATACAGCAGTGCTTCTGGAGAG GATTTGTTTGTGTGAGAGGATTTGACATGGAGACGAGGGCACCAAGGCCTCTATGCCCCCATTTCCACCTTGCAGCAAGCAAATTGCGAAGATCCTCGAAAACAGCAGCAACTGAGCAAACACACTGA